From the bacterium genome, the window TATATTGTTTGTAGCAACTGAATTTTAAATCAGTTAGACCTCATCATATTAACACACCCACATGGATTTTCAATCTAATCTCTGATAAACTACCATCATGACTGAAACATCTAAAAAAGTATTATTATCTGGTATCAAATCAACAGGTAGACCTCATATTGCTAACTATTTTGGCGCAATGAAACAATATGTTGACCTTCAGGATCAATATGATTCTCGTATTTTTATTGCAGACCTTCACTCTCTAACTACGGTTCAAAATAAAGCAGAGCTATCTCAAAATACACTTGATCTTGCCATAGACTATCTTGCTATCGGTCTTGATCCAAAGAAGGTTGTAATTTACAAACAATCTGACCTACCACAAGTAACTGAGCTTGCTTGGATTTTTAATTGTATTACAACTGTCCCATATTTAATGCGTGCACATGCTTTTAAGGACGCTGAGGCAAAGAACAAAGAAATTAATGTTGGACTTTTCGATTATCCGATACTTATGGCGGCTGACATTCTAATTCACAATGCAGACATTGTTCCTGTAGGAAAGGATCAGCAACAGCATGTTGAAATCACAAGAGACACAGCGCAAAAATTCAATAGAGTTTTTGAAACAGACATTTTCAAAATCCCAGATCACCTTATTCTAAAAGAAGTAGAGACAGTTCCTGGAATCGATGGGCAAAAGATGAGTAAGAGTTACAATAATCACATTCCGCTTTTTTCAACTGATGAGGAGATTAAAAAATTGGTAATGGCCATTGTTACAGATTCAAATGGAGGAATCCCTGTTAATGTCTACAATATTCACAAACTATTCAGAGATGAGGAATATTTGTCCAAGTTATATAAAGAGAATGAGGGCAAGTACAAAGCATTAAAAGAAGCTTTAATTGAGGATTTAATTGCCTTTATTTCGCCACTTAGAGCTCGTAGAGAGGAGATTGCTAAAGACCCTGAGATTGTACGCGAAATGCTTAGAAACAACGCAAAAAAGCTTAAAATAGAGATTGATGCAATTATGGATAGAGTGAAGGAAGCAGCTGGATTGGTTCTGTAATCGACAACAATCAAAGATAGAAAAATATCATCTGTGGATAACTCAGAATATCTTTTGTTTTTCTCTATATTTTCTTTATGAAAAACTCATGTCTCTTATATACAATATCTTTATTATTAAGTTAGTATATAAACATAAAGTAAATGAACAATATGGTAAAAGTATTTAAGAAATCAATATCAGGTGATCAGAATAACAGCAATAATGACGCCAATGTTTTTTCATCTGAACAAAGTTACAGTAATAGCGACAGTTTTGTTACTCACAAAGAACTTGTCTCCGTATATTATGGTATAAAAGACGACATGCAAAATTCCGACAATGAATTTAGACTTGAGTTTGTGGCTGTAAAAAATGACATCGGTAAACTTGATGAAAAATTCACAAAAGAATTTTTGAGTGTAAAAGATGAGATAAGGGTCTCTAGAGAAGAATCTCACAGAGAACTTATAGAGGTTAGAAATGAATTAATAGCTAGATTTGATAAAAGATTTGATGGTATTACATCTGATGTTGGTACATTAAAGTGCAATATAACCGTATTAC encodes:
- the trpS gene encoding tryptophan--tRNA ligase; this translates as MTETSKKVLLSGIKSTGRPHIANYFGAMKQYVDLQDQYDSRIFIADLHSLTTVQNKAELSQNTLDLAIDYLAIGLDPKKVVIYKQSDLPQVTELAWIFNCITTVPYLMRAHAFKDAEAKNKEINVGLFDYPILMAADILIHNADIVPVGKDQQQHVEITRDTAQKFNRVFETDIFKIPDHLILKEVETVPGIDGQKMSKSYNNHIPLFSTDEEIKKLVMAIVTDSNGGIPVNVYNIHKLFRDEEYLSKLYKENEGKYKALKEALIEDLIAFISPLRARREEIAKDPEIVREMLRNNAKKLKIEIDAIMDRVKEAAGLVL